The DNA sequence CCCAATTTACTATATCCTGCTTGGGCTTGTTGATTTAACTCTTTGGCTTCCTCTAATTTGCCCAACATTATTTTTACTCCCACGAGAGAGGCTTGTATTTCTGTTACACTTTCCAAATTATTATTAGCAGACTCTAGTTCAATGGCGGTAAGATAATTTTCTTCTGCTAATAAGTTTAAACCCGTTTTAGCATAGGTGTCACCAAGAAGACGATACACTTGAGCGGATTTACTACCTTCAGCTTTTAATTGTTCTAAAATTGCGATCGCATCTGCATTTAAGTCTAATTGATGGTATTTTTCGGCTAGTTTAATCCCTTTTTCTTCTTGACTAAGATTTGATGTTTGAATAAGTGCGATCGCATCTTGTAAAGACTTTGATTGTTCAGAGGTAATTAAGCGAAAACCTAATTTTGCACCACTATCATCCAAAGAAGATACCCCCGTATCAGCTTCCACAGAAACAAAATAGTCTGTACCACTTTTGAGCATTTCCGCTCCAGAGTAAACAACAGTAGTATCCTTAACTTCCTGTTGCCAGTTAATATCTCCCCCTTGAATTTTCACCAAATAACTACTTGCTCCTTCAACTTCATTCCAATGTAGAGTTGGAGTGTTATCAGAAATTAAAGTGTAACGAGGAGTGATGATATAAGGAATATTAGAGTTACTTCCCCCTTTACGATATTGAATAGAATTATTTGTATTCTCAAGACTGATTAAATTCTTGCTTAAATGGTCAATTTGCTCTTTATTTTCATCATATACAGTAATACTATTTTTCGCTTCTACATTCAAGTTACCCAAAGAAAAAATAGTTGACCCTAACAAAGTGCTTAAAATTATTCGAGAAACAAGATAATCATGATTAATCGATTTATAACTATCCATAATTGACATTGAAAACCATTAAATTTAGATTGGTTAATAACTATTATCTTATAGCAAAGAAATTTTTTTTGTTGTCTTAAAAACCTATTTTTTTATAATTATGTATTTAGTTAATATTCATTAATAAATTAATAAAAACTTGATAATTATCTCGGATTTTGAATCAAAAATCTGGATTTAAAGAGTAAAATCGCAATCATTTAAAAGTTAGCGTTTATATTGAAATAAATACCCTCATCATTCAAAGAGTTTTTTTCCACATCAATATAAATAAGAGGGATTCCATAGTCAATACGAGCATTAAAATTATTTCCCATCTGCCATTGAAGTCCTAAACCAACTCCCATAAGGGTGTTAGGAGAAGGATTAGGAATTTTGCCCACATTCCAACCAACCCCAAAATCGAAAAAAGGAATAATTTGTAAAACACCATCTTGATTTTGCCAAATATCTTTCACTCGCAAAACGGGAAACCATGCCTCTGTAGTTAGCAATAAACCATTATCCGTCACTCGAATATCTTGAGGATAACCTCTAACACTGTATAAACCTCCAAGATAAAACTGCTCTAAGGTAACTAAATTATCATTAGCTAGTTGTAAATCTGTTTGAAAAATAAATAAGCTATCTGGTGCTAATTGTCTGACATACTGCAACTGACTACGCCATGATAAAAAACGACTATCGGGCAATTCTTCATTAATTGTCGCCCCAAAAGCCTCTATACCCAAACTAAATTCTGACCTCAAGTTAAACACATCTTGGGGCTGTCTGATAGTCCAATTTTGAAAAAAACGAATGGCACTCACTTCGGTATTGCCTTTAATATCTGCCCCTAAAGAAAAAGGAAATGGCTCACCATCTAAAAAACTACGACTAGATTCCTTACTGAAAGTAACTCCTAAACCAAATTCTTGGGTTGGTTTTTCCATTATGGGCTGATAAAAACTAATTTCATAATATTCAGAATTTCCAGTAATATTTAAGACATCAAAAGGTTTTTGAATTATTCTAGTATCATTAAAACCCCCAGCAAATTCTATCTTTCCGTTATAACTATTTACTGGAATACTATAACTACCATTAAAAGTATTGCTCCCATCAGTATTAAAATAGGAAATATCGATCGCATCTCCAAAACCGAATAAATTATCCTCTTTAATCCTCACCCCTCTCCTAAAACTACCCACACTTGAACTACGCCCATTATTAAAGATAGGCATAAAACTAAAAGAATCACTTTCAGTAACATTAACTAATAAAATACTTTCTTGAGGAACTACCCCCGCAACCAATTCCGCAGAAACATTGGCAATTAAAGTATCAAGTTGTAAAACCTGTAAGGCTTCATATAATCTATTAACATTAAAAGGAGTTGCTGTGGCAATTTGCAGACGATTTTTAATATAGTCTGTTCTAAGTCTTTTTAAACCTTCAACCTTTATGTCAGAAATGCTACCTTCGATAATTTCCACCGTAATTACTGCTTGTCGGGGATTAAACTTTTGTCCTGCATTAATAATCGCTCCAGAATTAATATAACCATTTTCTGTATATAAATTAGTAATTATCTTTTCTACCTCTAAAAGTTCGGTAAAAGTAATTTTTCTCTGGGTAAAAGGTTTGACAATTTCCGCTAATTGATGATTACTAAAAGCAGTATTACCGATAAAATTGAATTTTCTAATAATTATTCCTTCTTCCAAAGACAAAGAATCATCGAGACTAGAAACTTGAAAAACTTCTCTATCAGAAAATTGAAAAAATGGTTCTTTTTCCCCACCGTAACAAGATAAAGGATATAAAACGAAAGTAGCCACTAAAACACCCTGCTTAACCAACATAGGGTTGATTATCAAAAAAGGTTTCATTATGGAGTCAATAATTTTTGGACATATTGCAAACCTAAATAATTCGTGTATAACTTTCCTTTAATTCCACTTTATTAATGGGTTAGAGGGAATATAGTTTTACGACTAATTTAGTATTTCTATAGTTATAGTATTTGATTTCGCTCAAAATATATCTGTTTTTCTTTTAGCTTCACTCATCAAAAAAAATCCATTAACTTCTTCGTACATTTACCCCCTTAAAGAATAGTTTTGCCGTACCATTATATAGTTGTAAAAAAAATAGACTGTAAATTAATTGAATATGTTTGAAAAATTAACTCCCCCTGAAGCTGGAAGTAAAATAAAATTTGATAATGGACAACCTATTGTACCCGATGATCCTATTATTCCCTTCATCAGAGGAGATGGTACAGGTGTTGATATTTGGCCTGCTACAGAAAAAGTGATTAACGCCGCAGTAGAAAAGGCTTATGGTGGCAAACGTAAAATAAATTGGTTTAAAATTTATGCGGGGGATGAGGCTTGTGAAAAGTATGGTACTTATCAATACCTCCCTGAAGATACTTTAACTGCTATTAGAGAATATGGTATTGCGATAAAAGGTCCTTTAACCACTCCTGTTGGTGGAGGAATTCGCTCTTTAAATGTGGCTTTAAGACAAATTTTTGATCTTTATGCTTGTGTTCGTCCTTGTCGTTACTATGAAGGTACACCATCTCCCCATAAAAGTCCTGAAAAATTAGATGTCATAGTCTATCGGGAAAATACTGAAGATATTTATCTTGGCATTGAATGGAAACAAGGCTCAGAAGTAGGTACAAAGCTAATTTCTCTCCTCAATGAAGAATTAATTCCTGCCACTCCTGAGTTTAAAAATAAGCAAATTCCTCTCGATGCAGGTATCGGTATCAAGCCCATTTCTAAAAAAGGTTCTCAACGGTTGGTGCGTCGTGCCATTCAAAATGCCCTTAGATTACCAAAACAGAAGCAAATGGTGACTTTAGTTCACAAAGGTAATATCATGAAATATACAGAAGGGGCTTTTCGTGATTGGGGTTATGAGTTAGCAACTACTGAATTTCGGGCTGAATGTGTCACTGAAAGAGAGTCTTGGATTTTAAGTAATAAGGAAGCTAATCCCGATATTTCCATAGAAGATAATGCTCGTCAAATTGAACCGGGTTACGATTCTCTCACCTCTGAGAAACAGAATACAATTAAAAATGAAGTGGAATCCGTTTTAAATGCAATTTGGGATAGTCATGGTAATGGGCAATGGCAAGATAAAATCATGGTAAACGATCGCATCGCTGATAGTATCTTCCAACAGATTCAAACTCGCCCTGACGAATATTCCATTTTAGCCACCATGAACTTAAACGGTGATTATCTCTCTGATGCCGCCGCCGCCATTGTAGGTGGTTTAGGTATGGGACCTGGTGCTAATATCGGGGACAACTGTGCTATTTTTGAGGCTACCCATGGAACAGCCCCGAAACACGCAGGACTCGATCGCATCAACCCCGGTTCGGTTATTCTTTCTGGGGTAATGATGTTAGAGTTTATGGGATGGCAAGAGGCCGCCGATTTAATTCGTAATGGTATCAGTCGTGCGATCGCATCTCGTCAAGTTACCTACGATTTAGCAAGAATGATGACTCCTCCCGTAGAACCACCGTTAAAATGTTCAGAATTTGCTCAAGCTATTATTGATAACTTTGATAATTAGTTTAGAGCAAAGGACAAAAGAAAAGGGGCAGGGCTGTTTCATTCTAAAATTTTCTGGTTAAGGCAGGGAATACCTGAGTTCGGAGTTCGGAATTCGGAGTTAAAAGTAATAATTATTGACAAAAAAGCTGAATAAATTGATTTTAAATGAGTTTTTCCTAAATTTAATAATTTTTTATTCCAAAATTGGCTCGATGATAACTCGAGGGCGCTTTATTTTTCGATACTTTTTTCATCGAACTCAGGTAGGGAATAGGCACTCTTGCAATGGGCAATAGTTTTTAATGGTTTATGGTTATAAATTGATAATCTCAACATTTTTAACTACTTCTTAATCCTCAAAGCTCTAAAACCCTATATTCTTTTACTGGCAATAGTTTTAGCGTTTTTGTATTTCTACTTTGAAACAGCCCTGAGAAAAGAGGCAGTAATTTGAGTTCGGAGTTAAGAGCTAGGATAAAGGAAAACTATTTCTCCAATTCCCTAACCCACCTGAGTTTGATGTGAAAAA is a window from the Cyanobacterium sp. Dongsha4 genome containing:
- a CDS encoding tetratricopeptide repeat protein, with product MDSYKSINHDYLVSRIILSTLLGSTIFSLGNLNVEAKNSITVYDENKEQIDHLSKNLISLENTNNSIQYRKGGSNSNIPYIITPRYTLISDNTPTLHWNEVEGASSYLVKIQGGDINWQQEVKDTTVVYSGAEMLKSGTDYFVSVEADTGVSSLDDSGAKLGFRLITSEQSKSLQDAIALIQTSNLSQEEKGIKLAEKYHQLDLNADAIAILEQLKAEGSKSAQVYRLLGDTYAKTGLNLLAEENYLTAIELESANNNLESVTEIQASLVGVKIMLGKLEEAKELNQQAQAGYSKLGNVDKGQELNRTLTALTQGNSENPIRTRGSSQQTNSAQNQIDQVVTPNFGNNWP
- a CDS encoding ShlB/FhaC/HecB family hemolysin secretion/activation protein, with protein sequence MKPFLIINPMLVKQGVLVATFVLYPLSCYGGEKEPFFQFSDREVFQVSSLDDSLSLEEGIIIRKFNFIGNTAFSNHQLAEIVKPFTQRKITFTELLEVEKIITNLYTENGYINSGAIINAGQKFNPRQAVITVEIIEGSISDIKVEGLKRLRTDYIKNRLQIATATPFNVNRLYEALQVLQLDTLIANVSAELVAGVVPQESILLVNVTESDSFSFMPIFNNGRSSSVGSFRRGVRIKEDNLFGFGDAIDISYFNTDGSNTFNGSYSIPVNSYNGKIEFAGGFNDTRIIQKPFDVLNITGNSEYYEISFYQPIMEKPTQEFGLGVTFSKESSRSFLDGEPFPFSLGADIKGNTEVSAIRFFQNWTIRQPQDVFNLRSEFSLGIEAFGATINEELPDSRFLSWRSQLQYVRQLAPDSLFIFQTDLQLANDNLVTLEQFYLGGLYSVRGYPQDIRVTDNGLLLTTEAWFPVLRVKDIWQNQDGVLQIIPFFDFGVGWNVGKIPNPSPNTLMGVGLGLQWQMGNNFNARIDYGIPLIYIDVEKNSLNDEGIYFNINANF
- a CDS encoding NADP-dependent isocitrate dehydrogenase, which encodes MFEKLTPPEAGSKIKFDNGQPIVPDDPIIPFIRGDGTGVDIWPATEKVINAAVEKAYGGKRKINWFKIYAGDEACEKYGTYQYLPEDTLTAIREYGIAIKGPLTTPVGGGIRSLNVALRQIFDLYACVRPCRYYEGTPSPHKSPEKLDVIVYRENTEDIYLGIEWKQGSEVGTKLISLLNEELIPATPEFKNKQIPLDAGIGIKPISKKGSQRLVRRAIQNALRLPKQKQMVTLVHKGNIMKYTEGAFRDWGYELATTEFRAECVTERESWILSNKEANPDISIEDNARQIEPGYDSLTSEKQNTIKNEVESVLNAIWDSHGNGQWQDKIMVNDRIADSIFQQIQTRPDEYSILATMNLNGDYLSDAAAAIVGGLGMGPGANIGDNCAIFEATHGTAPKHAGLDRINPGSVILSGVMMLEFMGWQEAADLIRNGISRAIASRQVTYDLARMMTPPVEPPLKCSEFAQAIIDNFDN